One Glutamicibacter mishrai genomic window carries:
- a CDS encoding heparan-alpha-glucosaminide N-acetyltransferase domain-containing protein codes for MHILGKPQRIQAVDIARLVAILGMFAAHVYPLYKYTGPEAYSPTFTGAVASGRASVLFMVLAGLSLTLMSNSLARKGFSHPKIYSVLARRALIIAVLGMVIGTINEGIAVILVHYGLLFLLLPLTLRLSRATILVVSAVWLVLSPIIWRPLAADALGQSLGHNPSFADILHPALLLQDLTVTGYYPLLVWIGYGLLGIALGKCDLGSRKTASVLVLIGTLVAIASYVAGRITSLGHVEQIAAAARTDPTLVPTLITTGRLPGKSLDPYLADAAYLWLPTGHSNGLLATVHAAACAVAVIGLLLLIAPRLGLLGRVLAGAGRAPLTLYAGHLVLLPVLDNFLEPSTIWWILCALTACCGLWLGFSKASGPLEFCVRVLSGAEAKPGSTNLAGGN; via the coding sequence ATGCATATTTTGGGGAAGCCGCAACGCATTCAGGCTGTCGATATTGCCCGCCTTGTGGCCATCCTGGGAATGTTCGCCGCGCATGTTTACCCGCTGTACAAATACACCGGTCCAGAGGCCTACTCCCCAACATTTACCGGGGCTGTAGCTTCTGGACGGGCTTCGGTTTTGTTCATGGTGCTGGCTGGATTGTCGCTGACTTTGATGAGCAATTCGCTGGCGCGCAAAGGCTTTTCCCACCCTAAGATTTACTCAGTCCTTGCTCGGAGAGCATTAATTATTGCCGTGCTCGGAATGGTGATTGGGACGATAAATGAAGGCATCGCAGTCATTCTTGTCCACTATGGGCTACTATTTCTGTTGCTTCCTCTGACTCTCAGGCTCTCAAGGGCAACCATTTTGGTAGTCTCGGCAGTTTGGCTGGTTCTCTCCCCCATTATTTGGCGCCCGTTGGCAGCCGACGCGTTAGGGCAGTCTTTAGGACACAATCCCAGCTTTGCCGACATCCTTCACCCAGCGCTACTCCTCCAAGATCTGACCGTCACCGGCTACTACCCGCTTCTAGTTTGGATTGGCTATGGGTTGCTCGGTATCGCCCTGGGCAAATGCGATCTGGGAAGCAGGAAAACAGCAAGTGTCTTAGTACTGATTGGTACTCTCGTGGCGATCGCCAGCTACGTTGCAGGTCGCATCACAAGCCTCGGCCACGTCGAGCAAATCGCCGCTGCCGCCCGAACGGACCCGACCCTCGTGCCAACACTGATTACGACCGGACGGCTTCCCGGGAAATCCCTCGACCCATATCTGGCAGATGCCGCATATCTCTGGCTGCCCACCGGGCACAGCAACGGGCTGCTCGCCACGGTGCATGCCGCAGCCTGCGCCGTGGCAGTTATCGGGCTGCTATTGCTCATCGCGCCCCGTCTCGGACTGCTCGGCCGGGTTCTTGCCGGCGCAGGACGAGCCCCGCTGACCTTGTATGCAGGCCACTTGGTTCTGCTGCCCGTGCTGGATAATTTCCTCGAGCCATCAACGATTTGGTGGATCTTGTGCGCGCTCACCGCCTGCTGCGGACTGTGGCTCGGATTTTCCAAGGCATCGGGGCCACTTGAATTCTGCGTCAGAGTACTCAGCGGCGCCGAGGCAAAGCCCGGCTCCACTAATCTGGCTGGCGGAAACTAG
- a CDS encoding sugar phosphate isomerase/epimerase family protein translates to MTHNFTLFTGQWADLPLEEVARLASEWGYDGLEIAVSGEHLDAWRWDDDEYISERLGILEKYGLKVWTISNHLKGQAVCDNPIDFRHQAIVGDRVWGDGDAEGVRQRAAEEMKNTARLAQRLGVDTVVGFTGSSIWQYVAMFPPVPAEVIDAGYKDFADRWNPILDVFDECGVRFAHEVHPSEIAYDYWSTVKTLEAIGHREAFGLNWDPSHMVWQGIDTVGFISDFADRIYHVDCKDTRMRMGNGRNGGLGSHLPWGDPRRGWDFVSAGRGDVPWEDAFRALTAIGYDGPISIEWEDAGMDRLYGAPQALAALKQLDFPASSTSFDAAFKQD, encoded by the coding sequence GTGACACATAATTTCACACTTTTCACAGGCCAGTGGGCCGACCTGCCACTGGAAGAAGTAGCTCGGCTTGCTTCTGAGTGGGGCTATGACGGTTTGGAGATCGCGGTCTCCGGAGAGCACCTTGACGCTTGGCGTTGGGATGATGACGAGTACATCTCAGAACGATTGGGCATATTAGAAAAATACGGTTTGAAAGTATGGACCATTTCTAATCATCTCAAGGGCCAGGCTGTGTGCGACAACCCGATTGACTTCCGCCATCAGGCAATCGTTGGCGATCGGGTTTGGGGCGACGGCGATGCTGAAGGAGTACGCCAGCGAGCCGCCGAGGAAATGAAAAATACCGCTCGGCTGGCGCAACGACTAGGTGTTGATACCGTCGTCGGTTTCACCGGATCTTCAATTTGGCAATATGTGGCGATGTTCCCGCCAGTGCCAGCTGAAGTGATCGATGCTGGCTACAAAGATTTCGCTGATCGATGGAATCCGATTCTTGACGTATTTGACGAGTGTGGCGTGAGATTTGCGCATGAGGTGCATCCCTCGGAGATTGCTTACGACTACTGGTCTACGGTGAAAACTCTTGAAGCCATCGGTCATCGCGAAGCATTCGGATTGAACTGGGATCCCAGCCATATGGTGTGGCAAGGGATCGATACCGTTGGATTCATCTCCGACTTTGCCGACCGGATCTATCACGTAGATTGCAAGGACACCCGAATGCGGATGGGCAATGGCCGCAATGGTGGTTTGGGATCGCACCTGCCCTGGGGCGATCCTCGACGTGGTTGGGACTTCGTCTCCGCGGGACGCGGTGATGTGCCATGGGAGGATGCGTTTAGGGCACTGACAGCAATCGGCTACGACGGTCCAATTTCTATCGAATGGGAAGACGCCGGCATGGATCGGCTTTATGGAGCTCCACAGGCTTTGGCCGCGCTGAAACAGTTGGATTTCCCTGCATCGTCGACTTCATTTGATGCGGCCTTCAAGCAAGACTGA
- the dapA gene encoding 4-hydroxy-tetrahydrodipicolinate synthase, which translates to MATSAIDNQAYPFGTVLTAMVTPFNDAGEVDYALAAKLAQKLVDDGCDGLVVTGTTGETSTLSDEENIQMFRTVVAAVGDRAAVLAGSTTNDTRHSIKLSLAAKEAGVDGVLLTTPYYNKPSQAGVIAHVKAIAEAVELPIMLYDIPGRTGIALAPETIIELAKIPQVIALKDAKADYQSTTTVLANTDLHVYSGDDSLTLPLMAAGAVGVVSVTAHVAAAKYRTLVNAMHAGDLATARTTHFELDAIQRGIMGHIQGAVAAKYGLHWQGVLPNTVVRLPLVAPSDAELDAIRADLREGGWDL; encoded by the coding sequence ATGGCTACAAGTGCAATTGATAATCAGGCATACCCGTTTGGCACCGTGCTCACTGCAATGGTCACCCCCTTCAATGATGCGGGGGAAGTCGACTACGCGCTCGCAGCTAAATTGGCCCAGAAGCTCGTCGACGATGGCTGCGACGGATTGGTCGTCACCGGCACTACCGGCGAGACTTCGACGTTGAGCGACGAAGAGAACATCCAGATGTTCCGCACTGTTGTCGCAGCTGTCGGCGACCGCGCTGCCGTGCTGGCCGGCTCCACCACCAACGACACCCGCCACTCGATCAAGCTCTCGCTCGCAGCGAAGGAAGCTGGCGTTGACGGTGTGCTGTTGACCACCCCGTACTACAACAAGCCAAGCCAGGCTGGCGTGATTGCCCACGTCAAGGCCATCGCTGAAGCTGTCGAACTGCCCATCATGCTCTACGACATTCCAGGTCGCACCGGAATCGCGCTGGCGCCCGAAACGATTATTGAACTCGCCAAGATTCCTCAGGTCATCGCGTTGAAGGACGCCAAGGCCGATTACCAGTCCACCACCACGGTGCTGGCCAACACCGACCTGCACGTGTATTCGGGCGACGATTCGCTGACTTTGCCGCTCATGGCAGCCGGTGCTGTCGGCGTGGTTTCGGTCACGGCTCACGTTGCTGCCGCGAAGTACCGTACGCTTGTTAATGCAATGCATGCAGGTGATTTGGCCACCGCACGCACCACACACTTTGAGCTGGACGCGATCCAGCGCGGCATCATGGGCCACATTCAGGGCGCCGTGGCCGCAAAATATGGACTTCACTGGCAGGGTGTCCTGCCGAACACCGTCGTCCGGCTGCCGCTTGTGGCACCGTCGGACGCAGAGCTCGATGCCATCCGCGCGGACCTACGTGAAGGTGGATGGGATCTGTAA